The following coding sequences lie in one Rhodospirillaceae bacterium genomic window:
- a CDS encoding ABC transporter permease, which produces MADGAPLAVTPDRAPAESARFSLASAVQRREVWLSALALVAFLAGWEWGPPLLGIAPYNIPRLSAVFEEGVHMWVNGELLRHTLITCFEVIVGFGLGCLMGAVMGYVLGMSRLMEVVASPYILALQIAPKVAFAPLFVMWFGYNITPRILTAILIVFFPVLINVLTSVRSVDPSMIDLARLFKATRAQIFWKIEFPWSLPALFSGLRIGATLAVIGVTVAELVGGNVGLGAELAKAEGGANTAGVFVTIILLTVIGILAYVLVILAERAVLRYAPQRPAGGAAGDIAG; this is translated from the coding sequence ATGGCGGACGGCGCCCCGCTCGCGGTCACGCCCGACCGGGCGCCGGCGGAATCCGCCCGGTTCAGCCTGGCGTCCGCCGTCCAGCGCCGGGAGGTCTGGCTGAGCGCGCTGGCGCTCGTCGCCTTCCTGGCCGGCTGGGAATGGGGACCGCCCCTGCTCGGCATCGCGCCCTACAACATCCCGCGCCTGTCCGCAGTGTTCGAGGAAGGCGTCCATATGTGGGTGAACGGCGAGCTGCTGCGCCACACGCTGATCACCTGCTTCGAGGTCATCGTCGGCTTCGGCCTCGGCTGCCTGATGGGCGCCGTGATGGGCTACGTCCTCGGCATGTCGCGCCTGATGGAGGTCGTCGCCTCGCCCTATATCCTGGCGCTGCAGATCGCGCCCAAGGTCGCCTTCGCGCCGCTGTTCGTGATGTGGTTCGGCTACAACATCACGCCGCGCATCCTGACCGCGATCCTGATCGTCTTCTTCCCGGTGCTGATCAACGTGCTGACCTCGGTGCGCAGCGTCGATCCGTCGATGATCGACCTCGCCCGCCTGTTCAAGGCGACCCGGGCGCAGATCTTCTGGAAGATCGAGTTTCCGTGGTCCCTGCCGGCCCTGTTCAGCGGCCTGCGCATCGGCGCGACCCTGGCTGTGATCGGCGTCACCGTCGCCGAGCTGGTCGGCGGCAATGTCGGCCTCGGCGCGGAACTGGCCAAGGCGGAGGGCGGCGCCAACACGGCCGGGGTGTTCGTCACCATCATTCTGCTTACGGTGATCGGCATCCTGGCGTATGTTCTGGTGATCCTGGCCGAGCGGGCGGTGCTGCGCTACGCGCCGCAAAGGCCGGCCGGGGGAGCCGCCGGCGACATCGCCGGCTGA
- a CDS encoding SDR family oxidoreductase gives MGLLDGKIVAVTGAGRGLGRAFAEAAAVEGAAAVIVAELVEDRGRETAAALAARGVDAPFMPVDLGDPASVAALGRDIAARYGRLDGLVNNGAIAAGVGGKTFEEIDVEAWDRVMAVNVRGTWLAVKELAPLLRKAEGGARIVNLASDTALWGAPKLLHYVSSKGAIIALTRSLARELGPDGIAVNAVAPGLVMVEATEDVAQARKDLYVSGRAMPRAQHPDDVVGAVMYLLSEGAAFVTGQVLPVNGGFVFN, from the coding sequence ATGGGCCTCCTCGACGGCAAGATCGTGGCGGTTACCGGGGCCGGGCGCGGGCTTGGGCGGGCGTTTGCCGAGGCTGCGGCGGTGGAGGGCGCGGCCGCGGTGATCGTTGCGGAACTGGTCGAGGACCGGGGCCGCGAGACGGCCGCGGCGTTGGCGGCTCGCGGTGTCGACGCTCCGTTCATGCCCGTCGATCTCGGCGATCCGGCGAGCGTCGCCGCCCTGGGCCGGGACATCGCCGCGCGCTACGGCCGGCTCGACGGGCTGGTCAACAACGGCGCGATCGCGGCCGGCGTGGGCGGGAAGACCTTCGAGGAAATCGACGTCGAGGCCTGGGACCGGGTCATGGCCGTCAACGTGCGCGGCACCTGGCTCGCGGTGAAGGAACTGGCGCCGCTGCTGCGCAAGGCCGAGGGCGGCGCGCGCATCGTCAACCTCGCGTCCGACACCGCGCTCTGGGGCGCGCCGAAGCTGCTGCACTATGTGTCGAGCAAGGGCGCCATCATCGCCCTGACCCGCTCGCTGGCGCGCGAACTCGGGCCCGACGGCATCGCCGTCAACGCGGTCGCGCCCGGCCTGGTCATGGTCGAGGCGACCGAAGACGTGGCGCAGGCGCGCAAGGACCTCTACGTCTCCGGCCGCGCCATGCCGCGGGCGCAGCATCCCGACGATGTCGTCGGCGCGGTGATGTATCTGCTGTCCGAAGGCGCGGCCTTCGTCACCGGGCAGGTGCTGCCCGTCAACGGGGGGTTTGTATTCAACTAG
- a CDS encoding alpha/beta fold hydrolase: MSLPEIEIVQIGSRRVEIRQAGSGPVLFLLHGIGSASRGWIHQFPAFADRYRVIAWGAPGYGQSTDVDSETPVPRDYALVLRDLVDALEIERAILCGNSLGALFSAAFANIAPERVAGLFLSDAAQGHGRLSEAEREAKLRARLEPLERLGVEGMAQARAGNLLAPDVPEELRDTVAGITAEIRPVGYRRAARALSMGDLMAEVADYDGPMAVVCGAEDRVTPPDTNREIAASRPQASFTLIPGAGHLPYIEQPDAFNALLAGFADPLADPLGGAAR; the protein is encoded by the coding sequence ATGTCCCTTCCCGAAATCGAAATCGTCCAGATCGGAAGCCGCCGGGTCGAAATCCGGCAGGCGGGCAGCGGGCCGGTGCTGTTCCTGCTGCACGGCATCGGCTCGGCCTCGCGCGGCTGGATTCACCAGTTTCCCGCCTTCGCTGATCGCTACCGGGTGATCGCCTGGGGCGCGCCGGGCTACGGACAATCGACCGACGTGGACAGCGAAACGCCGGTTCCGCGCGACTACGCCCTGGTCCTGCGCGACCTGGTCGACGCGCTGGAGATCGAGCGCGCGATCCTGTGCGGCAATTCCCTGGGCGCGCTGTTCTCCGCCGCCTTCGCCAATATCGCGCCGGAGCGGGTCGCCGGCCTGTTCCTGTCCGACGCCGCCCAGGGCCACGGCCGGCTTTCCGAAGCGGAGCGGGAAGCAAAACTGCGCGCCCGGCTGGAACCGCTGGAACGGCTGGGCGTCGAAGGCATGGCGCAGGCCCGCGCCGGCAACCTGCTGGCGCCCGACGTGCCGGAGGAGCTGCGCGACACCGTCGCCGGCATCACCGCGGAAATCCGCCCGGTCGGCTACCGGCGGGCCGCCCGGGCGCTCTCGATGGGCGACCTGATGGCCGAGGTCGCGGACTATGACGGGCCGATGGCGGTGGTCTGCGGCGCGGAAGACCGGGTGACGCCGCCCGACACCAACCGCGAGATCGCCGCCAGCCGGCCCCAGGCGAGCTTCACGCTGATCCCCGGCGCCGGACATCTGCCGTACATTGAGCAGCCGGACGCGTTCAACGCGCTGCTCGCCGGATTTGCCGATCCGCTCGCCGATCCTCTCGGGGGGGCCGCCCGATGA
- a CDS encoding type II toxin-antitoxin system RelE/ParE family toxin: MIRSFRCKDTERLANGYRVRRFVGFERVAQRKLTQLDAAATLDFLRVPPGNRLEALRGDRKGQYSIRINDQWRLCFRFVDGDAWDAEIVDYY, encoded by the coding sequence ATGATTCGGAGCTTCCGCTGTAAGGACACCGAGCGCCTTGCCAATGGCTATCGGGTGCGGCGTTTCGTTGGCTTCGAGCGGGTTGCGCAGCGCAAACTCACGCAACTGGATGCCGCCGCAACACTGGACTTTCTCCGGGTTCCGCCCGGGAACCGTCTGGAGGCGCTGCGGGGCGACCGGAAAGGCCAATACAGTATCCGGATCAATGACCAATGGCGGCTCTGCTTCCGCTTCGTCGATGGAGACGCTTGGGATGCCGAGATCGTCGATTACTACTGA
- a CDS encoding Rieske 2Fe-2S domain-containing protein — MTTGAEIDALLETGLPEQWYALLPANWVRDEPVGITRLGRRLVLWRDGDGAVRVHTDRCPHRGARFSQGHVIDGLLTCTYHGMQFDGDGTVVRVPAYPGCQLEGMQGVQTWPAVEKADCIFAWMGEGEPAPLSFPPEFDDPEWSHFLCTGTWQGSYLYALENVVDPMHGTYLHAKSYTLAYGSGADEMEIERTGDGFTVRRTQQVGRNFDWTEFHSTGADWVRLDLPYPPGAGPGGMFRILGYVTPVDADACQVFFWRLRKVEGWQRDLWRFMYKSRLEERHWHVLEQDRVVIEQMEPPEAELLYQHDIGVTHLRRLLQRRARDYLKSRASPPLAAE; from the coding sequence ATGACCACCGGCGCGGAGATCGACGCCCTCCTCGAAACCGGGCTGCCGGAGCAGTGGTACGCCCTGCTGCCGGCGAACTGGGTCAGGGACGAGCCGGTCGGCATCACCCGTCTGGGCCGGCGCCTCGTGTTGTGGCGCGACGGCGACGGCGCGGTCCGCGTCCACACCGACCGCTGCCCCCACCGCGGCGCCCGGTTCAGCCAGGGCCACGTCATCGACGGGCTGCTGACCTGCACCTATCACGGCATGCAGTTCGACGGCGACGGCACGGTCGTCCGCGTGCCGGCCTATCCGGGCTGCCAGCTGGAAGGCATGCAAGGCGTCCAGACCTGGCCGGCGGTCGAGAAGGCGGACTGCATCTTCGCCTGGATGGGGGAGGGCGAGCCGGCGCCGCTATCCTTCCCACCGGAATTCGACGATCCGGAATGGTCGCATTTCCTGTGCACCGGGACGTGGCAGGGCAGCTACCTCTACGCCCTGGAGAATGTCGTCGACCCGATGCACGGCACCTATCTGCACGCCAAGAGCTACACGCTGGCCTACGGCTCCGGCGCGGACGAGATGGAGATCGAGCGCACCGGCGACGGCTTCACCGTCCGGCGCACCCAACAGGTCGGCAGGAATTTCGACTGGACCGAGTTCCATTCCACGGGTGCGGACTGGGTCCGCCTCGACCTGCCCTATCCGCCGGGCGCCGGGCCGGGCGGCATGTTCCGCATCCTGGGCTATGTCACGCCGGTCGATGCGGACGCCTGCCAAGTCTTCTTCTGGCGCCTGCGCAAGGTCGAGGGCTGGCAGCGCGACCTGTGGCGCTTCATGTACAAGAGCCGGCTCGAGGAACGGCACTGGCATGTGCTGGAGCAGGACCGGGTGGTGATCGAGCAGATGGAGCCGCCCGAGGCCGAGTTGCTCTACCAGCACGATATCGGCGTCACCCACCTGCGCCGCCTGCTGCAAAGGCGGGCGCGGGACTACCTGAAGAGCCGGGCCTCGCCGCCGCTCGCCGCCGAATAG
- a CDS encoding HigA family addiction module antitoxin, whose translation MTLLEPVHPGEVLKHDFMEPFGLSATALAKAIGVTPARIAEIVRGRRGITAETALRLARYFGTDARSWMNLQDRYELMLAERNEASALRAIRPRKSA comes from the coding sequence ATGACCTTGTTGGAACCGGTACATCCCGGCGAAGTTCTCAAGCACGATTTTATGGAGCCTTTCGGCTTGTCCGCCACGGCGCTGGCGAAGGCGATCGGGGTGACACCGGCGCGCATTGCCGAGATCGTCCGCGGTCGCCGCGGCATCACCGCCGAGACCGCGCTGCGTCTGGCGCGGTACTTCGGCACCGACGCTCGGAGCTGGATGAACCTCCAGGACCGGTATGAACTCATGCTTGCGGAACGGAACGAAGCCTCCGCCCTGCGCGCCATTCGTCCGCGCAAATCGGCGTGA
- a CDS encoding aspartate dehydrogenase, which yields MTDRAQKAVAIVGYGAIGRYTVGALADDATCRIAAVIVRPARVAETQAALGPDIQVTDSIAALAEPPGLIVEAAGHGALGEHGVPALRAGHRLLVVSVGALADRALLAKLERAAEEGCGTAEIAPGAVGGIDALAAARQGGLERVTYTSRKPPPAWKGTPGEALCDLDRLDAPFTLFEGPADEAAQTYPKNANVAATVALAGAGFDRTDVRIVADPQAPGNVHEIEATGAFGRMALRMEGRPLPDNPKTSSLTAFSVLRAIRNEAAAIRI from the coding sequence ATGACGGACCGGGCGCAAAAGGCCGTCGCCATCGTCGGCTACGGCGCGATCGGGCGCTACACCGTCGGCGCGCTGGCGGACGATGCGACCTGCCGCATCGCCGCCGTGATCGTCCGTCCGGCCCGGGTCGCTGAGACGCAGGCGGCGCTCGGCCCCGACATTCAGGTCACCGACAGCATCGCGGCGCTGGCCGAACCGCCGGGCCTGATCGTCGAGGCGGCGGGCCACGGCGCGCTCGGCGAACACGGCGTGCCGGCCCTGCGCGCCGGTCACCGTCTGCTCGTCGTCTCGGTCGGCGCGCTCGCGGACCGGGCCCTGCTTGCGAAGTTGGAACGGGCCGCAGAGGAGGGTTGCGGCACGGCCGAGATCGCGCCCGGCGCGGTCGGCGGCATCGACGCGCTCGCCGCGGCGCGCCAGGGCGGGCTGGAGCGCGTGACCTACACCTCGCGCAAGCCGCCGCCGGCCTGGAAGGGCACGCCGGGCGAAGCCCTGTGCGACCTCGACCGGCTCGACGCGCCCTTCACCCTGTTCGAGGGCCCGGCCGACGAAGCCGCGCAGACCTATCCGAAGAACGCCAACGTGGCGGCGACCGTGGCGCTGGCCGGCGCCGGCTTCGACCGGACGGACGTGCGCATCGTCGCCGACCCGCAAGCGCCCGGCAACGTGCACGAGATCGAAGCCACAGGCGCGTTCGGCCGGATGGCGCTGCGCATGGAGGGCAGGCCGCTGCCCGACAATCCCAAAACGTCGAGCCTCACCGCCTTCTCCGTCCTGCGCGCGATCCGCAACGAGGCGGCGGCGATCCGCATCTGA
- a CDS encoding ABC transporter ATP-binding protein: MLRLSFKDVSRYFPPVRGRTGSEGVLAVEGVSIDIADGEVVALIGPSGCGKSTLLNLASGLDRPSQGEIFVDGEPVSGPNEHVAFMLQKDLLLPWRTIRKNVEFGQEIRRMDAAQREERARKFLHRYHLDGFANHYPHELSGGMRQRAALARTMMMDPDVLLLDEPFSALDAQTKMVLQQDLAQTVAEERKTAFLITHDLVEALALSDRVLVMSRRPGRIIEEIPVDIPGRDDPMRRRQHEKIGPMTARLMSLLDIGTVEQTV, translated from the coding sequence ATGCTCCGGCTCAGCTTCAAGGATGTCTCGCGCTATTTCCCGCCGGTGCGCGGCCGGACCGGCAGCGAGGGCGTGCTCGCGGTCGAGGGCGTCAGCATCGACATCGCGGATGGCGAGGTCGTCGCGCTGATCGGGCCGAGCGGCTGCGGCAAGAGCACCCTGCTCAACCTGGCGTCCGGCCTCGACCGGCCGTCCCAGGGCGAGATTTTCGTCGACGGCGAACCGGTCAGCGGGCCGAACGAGCATGTCGCGTTCATGCTCCAGAAAGACCTGCTGCTGCCCTGGCGGACGATCCGCAAGAATGTCGAGTTCGGCCAGGAAATCCGCCGCATGGACGCGGCGCAACGCGAAGAGCGGGCGCGGAAATTCCTCCACCGCTACCATCTGGACGGCTTCGCCAACCATTATCCGCACGAACTGTCCGGCGGCATGCGCCAGCGCGCGGCGCTTGCCCGCACCATGATGATGGACCCGGACGTGCTGCTGCTCGACGAGCCCTTCTCGGCGCTCGACGCCCAGACCAAGATGGTGCTCCAGCAGGACCTGGCCCAGACCGTGGCGGAAGAGAGGAAAACCGCCTTCCTGATCACCCACGACCTGGTCGAGGCGCTGGCGCTGAGCGACCGGGTGCTCGTCATGTCGCGCCGACCCGGCCGGATCATCGAGGAGATCCCGGTCGACATTCCCGGCCGAGACGATCCGATGCGGCGGCGCCAGCACGAGAAGATCGGCCCCATGACCGCCCGGCTGATGTCGCTGCTCGACATCGGCACGGTCGAGCAGACCGTCTGA
- a CDS encoding CoA synthetase, producing the protein MSTDFALEELLIAAIADLLEGCGHIAVGVSSPIPGSAALLRRHRDRAAGKRTRVSIIGTTIPAYRTDGGVDLFDSAGQGRVDAFFLSGGQIDGRANINLVGVGEGYPQQTVRWSGSFGSAYLYFMVPKVILFRLEHSRRTMVEAVDFISAPGVSPPGVHRPGGPFALATDLCLFRFDRQRARFTLSSVHPGRTVEEVRDNTGFDFDIPETVPETAPPDAETLAVLRETVAPDIADPYPKFARRVWGVSAAA; encoded by the coding sequence ATGTCTACCGACTTTGCCCTCGAAGAACTGCTGATCGCGGCGATTGCCGATCTGCTCGAAGGCTGCGGCCACATCGCCGTCGGCGTCTCCTCGCCGATCCCCGGCTCGGCGGCGCTGCTGCGCCGGCACCGCGACCGGGCGGCCGGCAAACGCACCCGGGTCTCGATCATCGGCACCACAATCCCGGCCTACAGGACCGACGGCGGCGTCGACCTGTTCGACAGTGCCGGCCAGGGCCGGGTCGACGCCTTCTTCCTGTCCGGCGGTCAGATCGACGGCAGGGCGAACATCAACCTGGTCGGCGTCGGCGAAGGCTATCCGCAGCAGACGGTGCGCTGGTCCGGCTCGTTCGGCAGCGCCTATCTCTATTTCATGGTGCCGAAGGTCATCCTGTTCCGGCTCGAGCATTCCCGGCGCACCATGGTCGAGGCGGTCGATTTCATCAGCGCGCCCGGCGTCAGCCCGCCCGGCGTCCACCGGCCCGGCGGTCCCTTCGCCCTGGCGACCGACCTGTGCCTGTTCCGCTTCGACCGGCAGCGGGCGCGGTTTACGCTGTCGAGCGTGCATCCCGGCCGCACGGTCGAAGAGGTGCGGGACAACACGGGCTTCGATTTCGACATTCCCGAAACGGTGCCGGAGACCGCGCCGCCGGATGCGGAAACCCTCGCCGTCCTGCGCGAAACCGTGGCGCCGGATATCGCCGACCCCTATCCCAAATTCGCCCGGAGGGTGTGGGGCGTTTCTGCGGCGGCATAG
- a CDS encoding CoA synthetase: MSDVLLADVDALAAEVPDGAKLAVFKAEGGCAAMAATFALIRRGVRDLHLVTVPTSGLQADMLIGAGCVATVETSGVTLGEYGQAPCFGRAVRSGAIRVIDSTCPAVYAGLQAGEKGIPFMPLRGLIGSDIVRHRDDYRIVDNPFAEDDPIVALPAIVPDIALFHAPLADRSGNVWIGRQAELKVMAHAARTTLVTCERLYDGNLLQDEALAPATIPEMYIGGVAVAERGAWPYGVTGLYEDDAGRFTAYAGMAKTEDGFAAWLDETVYGNAPAVAAE, encoded by the coding sequence ATGTCAGATGTCCTTCTCGCCGATGTCGACGCCCTCGCCGCCGAGGTGCCGGACGGCGCCAAGCTCGCCGTGTTCAAGGCGGAAGGCGGCTGCGCGGCGATGGCGGCAACCTTTGCGCTGATCCGGCGCGGCGTGCGGGACCTGCATCTGGTGACCGTCCCGACCAGCGGGCTCCAGGCCGACATGCTGATCGGCGCCGGCTGCGTCGCTACGGTCGAGACCAGCGGCGTGACGCTGGGCGAATACGGCCAGGCGCCCTGCTTCGGCCGCGCCGTCCGGTCCGGCGCAATCCGGGTCATCGACAGCACCTGCCCGGCGGTCTACGCCGGCTTGCAGGCGGGCGAGAAGGGCATCCCCTTCATGCCGCTGCGCGGGCTGATCGGCTCCGACATCGTTCGCCATCGCGACGACTACCGGATCGTCGACAACCCATTCGCCGAAGACGATCCCATCGTCGCCCTGCCGGCGATCGTGCCGGATATCGCGCTGTTCCACGCGCCGCTGGCCGACCGGTCCGGCAACGTCTGGATCGGCCGCCAGGCCGAACTGAAGGTCATGGCCCATGCCGCGCGGACGACGCTGGTGACCTGCGAACGGCTTTATGACGGCAACCTGCTGCAGGACGAAGCGCTGGCGCCGGCGACGATCCCCGAAATGTATATCGGCGGCGTCGCGGTCGCCGAGCGGGGCGCGTGGCCCTATGGCGTGACCGGCCTGTACGAGGACGACGCCGGCCGGTTCACAGCCTATGCGGGCATGGCGAAAACGGAGGATGGTTTCGCCGCTTGGCTCGACGAGACTGTCTACGGCAATGCGCCGGCCGTCGCGGCCGAATAG
- a CDS encoding thiamine pyrophosphate-binding protein: protein MPEAPSTVGDLVAAFLDACGVRTAFGVISIHNMPVLDAFARGNRMRFVPARGEAGALNMADAFARVSGGLGVGVTSTGVAAGNAAGSLVEARTAGSPVLHLTGQIERGWLDRGWGYIHEAPDQPTMLKGVSKAFFRVGAPEEALAVLREAVRTARTPPAGPVSVEIPIDVQAAAVDMPESPAPPKIARTRPAPADLDALAEAVAGARRPVLWLGGGARGADSAALRLADMGVGIVTSTNGRGVVPETHPMTLGAFNAATPVEEFYGTCDLLVVVGSRLRGNETLKWNLGLPENRWRVDCDPSMDGRGYTTARFVRGDAVAALGGLADRLTGRLRFDPAFAADLGAARQAAEAGLTANLGESWSAVLDAVKAHFPAGSPWVRDITLSNSIWGNRAVPLTGSRRGVHSLGGAIGQGLPMAVGAALAEPGRRTVALVGDGGFALNLGELATAAQEKAPVTVLLMNDGGYGVIRNIQDARYGGRRHYADLLTPDFAALCASMGVRHLKAASVETFGQLLPKALDGEGPAVLEVDMAGIGPFARPFAGPPVREKKVREKGSGGKP from the coding sequence TTGCCTGAGGCCCCGTCGACCGTCGGCGACCTGGTCGCCGCCTTTCTCGACGCCTGCGGCGTGCGGACCGCCTTCGGCGTCATCTCGATCCACAACATGCCGGTGCTCGACGCCTTCGCGCGCGGCAACCGGATGCGCTTCGTGCCGGCGCGCGGCGAGGCCGGCGCGCTCAACATGGCCGACGCCTTCGCCCGGGTCTCCGGCGGTCTCGGCGTCGGCGTGACCTCGACCGGCGTGGCGGCGGGCAATGCCGCCGGCAGCCTGGTCGAGGCGCGCACGGCAGGCTCGCCGGTGCTGCATCTGACCGGCCAGATCGAGCGCGGCTGGCTCGATCGCGGCTGGGGCTATATCCACGAGGCGCCCGACCAGCCGACCATGCTGAAGGGGGTATCCAAGGCGTTCTTCCGGGTCGGCGCGCCGGAAGAAGCGCTCGCCGTGCTGCGCGAGGCGGTGCGGACCGCGCGGACGCCGCCGGCCGGGCCGGTCAGCGTGGAAATTCCCATCGATGTGCAGGCGGCAGCGGTCGACATGCCGGAGTCGCCGGCGCCGCCGAAGATCGCTCGCACCCGGCCGGCGCCGGCCGATCTGGATGCGCTGGCCGAGGCGGTCGCCGGGGCGCGGCGGCCGGTGCTGTGGCTCGGCGGCGGCGCGCGCGGTGCGGACTCGGCGGCCCTGCGCCTGGCCGATATGGGCGTCGGCATCGTGACCAGCACGAACGGCCGCGGCGTCGTGCCGGAGACCCATCCGATGACGCTCGGCGCGTTCAACGCCGCAACGCCGGTCGAGGAATTCTACGGCACCTGCGATCTCCTGGTCGTCGTGGGTTCGCGCCTGCGCGGCAACGAAACCCTGAAATGGAATCTGGGCCTGCCGGAAAACCGCTGGCGCGTGGACTGCGACCCGTCGATGGACGGCCGTGGCTATACGACCGCGCGCTTCGTCCGGGGCGACGCGGTGGCGGCGCTCGGCGGGTTGGCCGACCGGCTGACCGGACGGCTGCGCTTCGACCCGGCGTTCGCCGCCGATCTCGGCGCTGCGAGGCAGGCGGCGGAGGCCGGACTGACGGCCAATCTGGGCGAGAGCTGGAGCGCGGTGCTGGACGCGGTGAAGGCGCACTTTCCGGCCGGTTCGCCGTGGGTGCGCGACATTACACTTAGCAACAGCATCTGGGGCAACCGGGCGGTGCCGCTCACCGGTTCGCGCCGGGGCGTGCATTCGCTGGGCGGCGCGATCGGGCAGGGCCTGCCGATGGCGGTCGGCGCGGCGCTCGCCGAACCGGGCCGCCGGACGGTCGCGCTGGTCGGCGACGGCGGCTTCGCCCTCAATCTCGGCGAGCTGGCGACGGCGGCGCAGGAGAAGGCGCCCGTCACCGTCCTGCTGATGAACGACGGCGGCTACGGCGTGATCCGCAACATCCAGGACGCCCGTTACGGCGGCCGGCGCCACTATGCCGACCTGCTGACGCCGGACTTCGCCGCCCTGTGCGCCAGCATGGGCGTGCGCCACCTGAAGGCCGCGAGCGTCGAGACGTTCGGGCAGCTGCTGCCCAAGGCGCTGGACGGCGAGGGCCCGGCGGTATTGGAGGTCGACATGGCCGGCATCGGCCCGTTCGCCCGGCCCTTCGCCGGCCCGCCTGTGCGGGAGAAAAAGGTGCGGGAAAAGGGGAGCGGGGGCAAACCATGA
- a CDS encoding SDR family oxidoreductase produces MNLGLSGKRALVTGGSSGIGLATVRLLLEDGARVALCGRSADRLETAAAPLHERFGDAVLPVVCDVRDEAAVAAMQGRVLEAFGGLDILINNAGQGRVSTFADTDDDAWRDEFDLKFFSVIRPTRAFLPALKESAAGSIVVVNSLLARQPESHMVCTAALRAGVQNLVKSMSVEFAPDGVRVNAILLGLVYSGQWQRRYEARSDPAQSLEDWMAALAVEKNIPLGRLGAPDEAASAVVYLASPAAAYISGAALEVSGGTSRFA; encoded by the coding sequence ATGAATCTGGGACTGTCGGGCAAGCGGGCGCTGGTGACGGGCGGCTCGTCGGGCATCGGCCTGGCGACGGTGAGGCTGCTGCTCGAAGACGGCGCGCGGGTCGCCCTGTGCGGCCGCAGCGCCGACCGGCTGGAGACCGCCGCCGCGCCGCTTCATGAGCGGTTCGGCGACGCCGTGCTGCCCGTCGTCTGCGACGTGCGGGACGAAGCGGCAGTCGCGGCGATGCAGGGCCGGGTGCTGGAGGCTTTCGGCGGGCTGGATATCCTGATCAACAATGCCGGGCAGGGGCGGGTCAGCACCTTCGCCGATACCGACGACGACGCCTGGCGCGACGAGTTCGACCTGAAATTCTTCTCGGTCATCCGGCCGACCCGCGCCTTCCTGCCGGCGCTGAAGGAAAGCGCGGCCGGCAGCATCGTCGTGGTCAATTCCCTGCTCGCGCGCCAGCCGGAGTCGCACATGGTCTGCACCGCGGCCCTGCGCGCCGGCGTCCAGAATCTCGTCAAGTCCATGAGCGTCGAGTTCGCGCCCGACGGGGTGCGGGTCAACGCCATCCTGCTCGGGCTGGTTTATTCGGGCCAGTGGCAGCGGCGGTACGAAGCTAGGTCCGACCCGGCCCAGAGCCTGGAGGACTGGATGGCGGCTCTGGCGGTCGAGAAGAACATTCCCCTCGGCCGGCTGGGCGCGCCGGATGAGGCCGCCTCGGCGGTGGTCTACCTGGCCTCGCCGGCTGCGGCCTACATCTCCGGCGCGGCGCTCGAAGTCTCGGGCGGGACTTCCCGCTTTGCCTGA
- a CDS encoding gamma-glutamylcyclotransferase — protein MRDTDASEFRLTREVILSGVLREYIRANAPDVPILSDEELEASWRETLAARPGGSPARGGDVWVFGYGSLIWNPAIHFVERRIARLYGYHRRFCLWTHLGRGTPERPGLMLGLEPGGSCVGMAFRIAAQAVAEEIGIVWRREMFGDAYRARWCRVATGEGPVWAVTFLINPAHPRYAGRPPEAEMVDALAHAAGPLGTTRAYLDNTLAHLAEYGIRDRPLARLQRLAALEAGVG, from the coding sequence ATGCGCGATACCGACGCGAGCGAATTCCGGCTGACCCGCGAGGTTATCCTCAGCGGCGTGCTGCGGGAGTATATCAGGGCGAACGCGCCGGACGTGCCGATCCTGTCGGACGAGGAGCTGGAAGCGTCGTGGCGGGAGACCTTGGCCGCCCGGCCCGGCGGCTCTCCGGCACGGGGCGGCGATGTCTGGGTGTTCGGCTACGGCTCGCTGATCTGGAACCCGGCGATCCACTTCGTCGAACGGCGGATCGCGCGGCTGTACGGCTATCACCGGCGCTTCTGCCTGTGGACCCATCTGGGGCGCGGCACGCCGGAGCGGCCCGGCCTGATGCTGGGGCTGGAGCCCGGCGGCTCCTGCGTCGGCATGGCGTTCCGGATCGCCGCGCAGGCGGTGGCCGAAGAGATCGGGATCGTCTGGCGGCGCGAGATGTTCGGCGACGCCTACCGGGCGCGCTGGTGCCGCGTCGCAACCGGCGAAGGGCCGGTCTGGGCGGTGACCTTCCTGATCAACCCGGCCCATCCGCGCTATGCCGGCCGGCCGCCGGAGGCCGAGATGGTGGATGCGCTGGCCCATGCCGCAGGACCGCTCGGCACGACGCGCGCCTATCTCGACAACACGCTCGCCCACCTGGCCGAATACGGCATCCGCGACCGCCCCCTCGCCCGCCTGCAACGGCTCGCGGCGCTGGAGGCGGGGGTGGGATAG